AATATGTGCCCGCCGGCAAATAGACGGTTCCCTCTACACCTCTATCATAGAAATAACGCATCGCTGCATGTATGGCATCCGTTTGGCTTTGCTGAACACCTGGCCTCGCTCCAAAATCTCTTGCGTTCACTACTTCATTGGCATGAACTTCTTTAGCTACGCCCATACTACTAACCGGAATAAGAAGTATGACTAACAACAATGTGACGACTAAATGATTCACTTTTTGACCTTTTAGCAAGGTACCCACCTCCATTAAATGATCGTGCTTAAACATGGTATGTTTCATTCCCACCCCCTTCACACACAAAAAAGAAAACGTTTTCATAAAAGAATTGCATAGAATCACAACTACTATTTTGCAAAAAGAGAGGATGTGACAAAATAACACTTTAAATTAATTATACATATTTTAATATTTTACTAAATAGGTTATTATTATCAAAAAAATAAATAGAATGGTATTTTTATCTAATTAATTGCACAGAATAATCGATTATTTTAACTATGTATAAACGCATAGCTCTTTTAATTATTTTCACCAAATAGACTTTTGCAAGCTAAAATTCTTCTTTTACTTAAATAATGAGGAATCGGAGATAAAAAGTGGCACATATGAAAGAAATCCGAACAAATCAGTTCGGATTTCCTGTTAAAATTTATTTCTTACCTTATAGCGTTTTTACTGTAGGATTTTAGAAAACTCGTATTTTGACCAGACTTACCTACTGTGAATTAGTAATAGAATAGACCCCATTCCATTTATATCTTTATTAGAATAGCTGAGGCAGCATTTGGAAGAGTGTATGAATCCCTAAGTAAGCCGTTAACAGAAGGACAATCCCTCCAAATATAGTCATCCACACAGGGTGTTGATAATCGCCAACAATCTTTGAGCGATAGGCTGCTAATAAAATACACCCTAACGTTAAAGGTAAAATTAACCCGTTAAAGGCACCAGCTAAAACTAACAACGTAACGGGACGACCGATTAAGGCAAATATAATGGTAGAGAACACAATAAACCCAATGGTCCAATAGTTTTGATACTTTTTAATGGAGGAATGAAATACAGTTAAAAATGTGACTGAGGTATAAGCTGCTCCAATGACAGACGTTATACCCGCAGCCCACAAAACAAGGCCGAAGATTCGGAAACCAAGTTCTCCAGCTACTATCTGGAACACGGAAGCAGTCGGGTTCTCAGGATTTAAAGAAAAACCAGCCGCCACCACACCTAACACAGCTAAAAATAAAATAAATCTCATAATAGATGCTACTACAATTCCTGAAACAGCTGTTTTAGTGACTGATGAAATATTCTCTCTCCCCGTAATACCTGCATCTAATAGCCTGTGCCCACCAGCGAATGTAATATATCCACCAACGGTTCCTCCAACAACTGTAATGATAGCTAAAAAGTCAATTTCCAACGGGGCAACAGTTCTAAGAGCTGCTTCTGCGTAGGGAGGCTGGCCCTTAAACATGACATACGCCGTTAAAAGAATCATTAATGCACCTAAATACCGGACAATTTTATCCATAGCTACATTTGCCTCTTTAAGACTAAATATAATGATACAAATTACGCCAGTCATCACTGCCCCTACTGTCGTATTTACACCTAACAATGTATTAGCGCCTAAACCACCGCCTCCCACATTCCCTATATTAAAGGCTAGTCCACCTAAGATGATAAAAAAGGCAACGACATAACCTAAACCAGGTACGACAGCATTGGCAATTTCCTGACCTCTCATATTTGATACAGCAATGATTCGCCATATATTTATTTGAGCCCCAATATCTAAAATAATAGATGCTAGTATAACAAAGGCAAAACTAGCTAGCAACTGTTCAGTAAAGACAGCTGTTTGAGTTAAAAAACCAGGCCCTATAGCAGATGTAGCCATTAAAAAAGCAGCACCTGTCATAGCACTAAGTCGTTGTTTTGGTGTCATTTGTTGTTGTTCATGGAGTGATGGTTGTTTCATTTGTTATCGCCCTTTCTTCTACTTCAATGTGTGTGATATACGTTGGCTGTTATAGCTTGAAAGTGCAAATAGGCTCTATAGCTGTTCGCTTTTTCAAATGGTCGTCTCACGTAAAGCAATACAATGGAAATAGTATAATTGTTCACAACTAAAAACACAATACATAGTGTGAGAAAAACTTCCCAAGTATAAAATAAATAAAAGTTCGATAAGTGATCATTTCCCAAATCTTTTGAGTTAAATATGAATAGTTGAATGAATGTCAAAATTCCAATCATGAATGTGGCCTCCATTTCAGACGGAGGCTTATCTGTGATTAAAAAAGATCTCACTATCAATTAGAGCTGTAATCTTGGTCTAGTAAACTCTTATTTAAAAGAAGTAGAATCAACTCACACGTGAATATTTGTCATGTGTTCCTGATCCCTCCCTTAATGACATTCTTACTAAATCAGTGTTGCTATTCTCTGTACGTAATTATATTCAGATCTCTCTTTCTTTTTTTTCGGTGATTTGAATCACCTCGTCCTCTAAAGAGAATAGGTATGCTTGTTATAGCATCACAAATTCAATTTAAAGTATGGAGGAATTCATATGAAAAAAATCTTTACAGAACAGTCGATAATTGGTGACATCGTGACCACTTTTCCAAAGGCGAGCGACCTTTTTAAAACGTATAAAATTGATTTTTGCTGCGGAGGTAACCGCCCACTGATTGATGCCATTCATGAAAAAGGGCTGTCTGCAGATAACGTTCTTGCCACACTTAATACGTTGTATCATGAAACAAATCAACTTAACGAGTCGACCATCCAATGGGAAACTGCATCTTTCAATGAACTCATTGATTTTATTATTAACAAACACCACCGCTATTTAAATGAAGAATTGCCACAACTAAGCCCCTATGTAACCAAAGTGTTACGTGTTCATGGGGGAAATCAACCTCACTTAGCTGAGATTCACACATTATTTAACGCATTAAAAACAGAGCTGGAACAGCATTTGATTAAAGAAGAAACTGAAGACTTTCCGTTAATTTTAGCTATCGAAGCTAATCCACAGGACGGACAACGTGAGCAATTGCAGAACGTCATGAACGAGCTAGAAGCAGAACATCAGCATGCAGGTGATCTTTTGAAACAGCTTCGGGAAGTAACGAATGATTTCACCCCTCCAGAAGGGGCTTGCGGTACTTACCGCCTTGTTTATCAACGACTTGAACAGTTGGAGTCTGATATGTTTGATCATATTCATCTAGAAAACAACATTTTATTCCCTCGTGCCGCTGCCGAACTTAATTAATGAAACGACTCTTCAATCAGTGGGAGTTTTCGTTCTTCTCCCATTGATTGATAGTTAAGTGAAGCAGGACTCTTGCGTTCGTTATCTCACACCTATATAAAATTATCAGTTATCTCTCCCCTTTTCCAACAGCTATCTGTGATAAGTCCGCTAATTTTCTCACCTTCCTGATAAAGTTAAACGCCCCTACAATATACAGATAGATATCTTATGCGTAAATTACTTTTATTCTAATAAACGTGCTCTACGGTAGATCAATCTAGAAATTCAAAGGTTATTGCGATCTGTTCGCACTTCTATGTCAGTTCAAAAAAAGTAGATAACTAAAATTTGATTTAATAACCATTTTTTTAATAAATCATGGTTGTATTGTTATTTCCGAACGTTATGACTCATTCCCACTACACGTGGTGGCTCGCCTTCAACTCATTCTTCTTACGACAGTAACCAATTCAATATTCAAGTTTGATTTTTAGTTAAGAGGTCTTATAAATCATAGCTTTTTAAGTAGATTAGTGTCGTATTTTGTATTTATAACCTTAATTAGTACTAAAATCTTCTGAAAATCAGGGAGAAATACTTATATTTTCCCTGTCCTTCTATGTTTTTCATCAATTCTTTCATCATAAAGGGTCATCCTATGACTAATTTCCTGTAAAAAAACGAAACTTAGTAACTAAGCATTTTATGCGATAATAGTACGGTGATTTTATAATTTTTTTACAGATAAGGATGATTTATTGTATGGCCACTAAAAAAGTAAAAATAGGGATTATCATCACAAGTGTGATTATCCTTAGCATCGCAGGCCTCATTGGCTATTCCCTTCTTACGTCCGCAGAGGCTAAATTGGCAAATGCTATTAAGGGGCTCTTTACTGAAGATACTGTCCAAATTGATAGTGAATTTGATATTAGTCTTACGTCTGATGCTAGTTCGGAAGATTGGTCTCTTTACGGTGATGAGGAAATGATTTTCGACTTAGTAACCGATCTATTTGATGATATATCTGGTACAGGAACGCTTATATTAGATAATGAAAATCATGTTTTAGAGTTAACAAGTGATTTGCATTTAACGAGTGATTTACATGGGGAAGATATTTTATTCACGATGCCATTCCATCTTTACATTGATGAAATTGAAGATGAAATGGCTATCGATTTGGACCCATATGTAGCATTTATGCCAGAAATGATAGACACCTTCTCGTATCAAATTATTCCTAACGTCCCTATGGTCCAAGAAGAATTATATTTATTTGGAAATAATGAGGAGATGGGGGACTTTTTCTCGGCCGAGTTCAATCCTCTTTTTATGCCTATTTTTGAAGAGTATTTTGAAGAAACGCAATTGACACAAAATGTTACTTTAGAAGAAAGCTTCTTTCACAGTGATGAGACAACACAACAACTTAATGAATTTATGATCGGTCACACACTAGACTATATTTCAGAGCATCATGACACAGGTTTTATCACTGTGGAAGATGACTGGTTATATACCGATTTAGAATTTGATCTTCTAATTGAAGCAGAACTTGCCACATTAGAAGCTGTAAAAGAAGATGCCGATATGACAGCCATTTACGAAGATGTTACAGAAAAAAGTGTTACCGAAGGGATTGAGCAACTAGAAAATGCCGTAGATGAAGATATAACCGGGACTATTTCCGCAGGTTTTCTGCTCGAAGACGGCTTAATTATCGAAAATTCACTCACCTTTTCATTTGAATTTGAAGAAGAAGGCATACACTATAACTTAGAAGCTTCATTCTCAAACGTCTTCACGTATAATCAAGATCCCGAGTTTACTTTTTATAATGAAGAGCGCCATTCTGTCTCCCATGACATATTCTCAGATTTAGGATTAGATTTAGAGCAAGCATTCGATGACTATATCGCGAGTATCGCCGCGTTATTGTATGGTGATCAAGAAGAAGCCGCTCTTGATGAGAATAATGAGGTAAATGACGGACAACTGACAGAAGATGATTTATGGCTTATCTCGTTGATTGAAGAACGGTTAATTACCCATGAAGATGCAGGAATGGACGCGGAATCGTTCTATTTATTTGTAGTCGATTTGGAAGACCACGGGTTAGTAAAAAACGGTACATCAGACTATTACATCCCTGAGTAACACAATAGATTGACACATTGAAACAGAACCCCGTGAATATAAATGGCCCTCACAGTTGTGAGAGCCATTTTCCATATCAAAAATTATTATTCTCACAATGCTTCATTTGATCTGTTTAATAATTCAAATCGACATATTCCATAGCCTGTCTATTTTACGAGAATTAATAACTTGTTATCTTAATGCTTTCGGAATATAGATACAAAACGGATCACTTTCCAAATAGTCACCTGTCATTGCATAAGCGCGAGAGCGGGAGCCGCCACACACGTAACGAAATTCGCAAGTCCCGCATTTCCCTTTATAGTTATCAGGTGTTCGAAGCTGTTTTAATATGGGAGATTCTCGATAAATCTCTGCAATCGGGGTGTCCCGTACATTCCCACATTTCACGGGCAATAGTCCACTTGGATAAACATCTCCAATATGTGAAATAAATACAAACCCGTTTCCATCATTAACCCCTTTTGGCGCTCGTCCAAGACCATCGATTTTCCCTGTATGTCCTTCACTTAATACATCTTTATAGCGAATTGATTTGTCTCCACTAGTGCTCTCTCTCATTTTTTGTTGAATAACAACACGACGATAATGCTGTGCTGCTGTTGTTTTTATATCAAATGTTGACCGTTTACTTAATTCGTATAGCCATAGAAACGTTTTTTCATGCTCTACGGGGGCAATCATATCTGATTCCTTTCCTCTGCCAGTCGGCACAAGAAAAAACACACTCCACAACACACAACCTAACCTCTCTACTAATGCCGCCATCTCCTCTAACGTCTCATAATTGTACCTTGAGATAACGGTATTAATTTGAATCGGCACATCCAATTCCTGCAAATACGAGATCGCTTTCATCGTCAATGCAAACGATCCTTCTGTCCCCCTAAAATGATCATGAATCTTCGCTGTAGGCCCATCAAGACTAAAAGCCCACCTAGCAAGACCTACTTCTTTTGCCCTCTCAATAGCCTGTTTTGTCACATTTTCCGTGGCACTTGGGGTCATAGATAACCGGACACCTTTTTGCGTTGCATAGTCAGCAAGGGCAAACACATCTGGACGCATTAAGGGGTCTCCTCCACTAAAAACGAGCATCGGATTGTCCATCTCGTAAATTTCATCTATTAATGCCTTCCCTTCTTCAAATGACAATTCTAAAGGGTGGCGATGGTATTGTGCTTCTGCTCGACAATGAAGGCATTTCAACTCGCAAGCACGCGTCAGTTCCCATATGACAATAAAAGGATTTTGATTAAAGTTGGGTAGTTTCATCGTTAACCCCCTTCATTTTCTTCTCTTAATTATTATAGAAGGAGTTCAAGGAATACGATGTGAGAGATATCACGATTGCTAAAAATATACCTGCAATTTTTATAATTAATCGCTTGCCAATAATTTTCAAGTGTGGTATCGTTTCCATAAATCAAATAAATTTGATATAAGGGTGATGATATGAACAAGACAATACCAGTTAAAGCCTTACCTGACTTCTCTCTATACGAGAAGCGTTTTAAAGCACTGGCTGATCAAAAAAGGTTGCATCTTCTTTCGCTTCTCTGTCAACAAGGGGCCACATGTGTGTGTGATTTAACAGAGGTACTAGATCTTCCTCAATCAAAGCTTTCTTATCATTTAAAAATTTTGTTAGAGGCAGATTTAATATTAAAAGAAAAAAGAGGAACTTGGAACTATTATACTATTCACTCTGATGTTATTAATCATTTACTTTCAGAGGAACTCTGCTGTCTTCTACGCCCGGCTGATTCGTGACGGTCACCGGGGTTAATTACTATTCAATATATCAATTTTTTTTGATGTAAAGTTTACAAACAAATAATTTTAAAAGGTGAGGTTATTATGGTCGACACATTTATAAGCTTCGCTACACTGGCATTCCAATTGACGGCTCTTTTTGTCATCGTGTCTTTTCTCATTAATTTATTTCAAAGCTACATACCTTACGATAAAGTTGAGCGAAAGCTGAAAACGTCGCATCCATTAGTTGGCGCAATTATTGCCCTATTATTTGCTTTCATCACGCCTTTTTGCTCATGCTCCACGATCCCAATCATTGTTAACCTGCTTAAAAACCGCGTAAGATTCGGGATCGTCATGGTGTTTTTATTCGCTTCACCTGTACTTGATCCAACTATTTTAACAATTATGACAGTAATCATGGGCTGGAAAGTAACCATTATATATATGTTAATTACCGCTACTTTATCGTTAGTTATTGGACTATCTTTAGAGAAATTCGGGTTTGAGAAAGACGTTAAAAAAGTCATCATGACAGGCTATCAGGCAAAAAATTCTCGCTTTTCGTTTAAGCACGCGTGGTTAGACACGTTAACATTAATGAAAAATGTCTATCCTTACTTATTACTCGGTGCTGCAATTGGCGCCGTCATTCATGGACTCGTACCAGCTGAATTTATTAGCGCTCATTTCGGCGGAGATGCCCTCTGGCTCATTCCAGTAGCAGCGGTTGTCGGCATTCCTTTATACATCCGCTTATCGAGTATGATTCCTATTTCACAAGTTTTAATCATGAATGGCATGGCCCTTGGCCCCGTCATGGCAATGATGATAAGTTCTGCTGGCGCAAGTCTGCCAGAGCTAGTGTTATTAAAAGCGATCTTCAAGAAAACACTCATCGTCATGTTTGTCATCTCAGTCATCGCCATGTCAACTATTTCAGGTTTTATCTTCTATTTCATTTCTTAGCATAAAAAATCCTATGATAAAAAGGAGGTGACACCCTATGAAAAAATAGTTTAAAGCTTTAACTTCTACTAGTAAAAAATCTAAAACAACGACTTGTTGTCAAGTGAAAATAACAGCAGACACTGTTAATAACTCCTCCTGTTCTAAAGAAAATTAATCTACTACTTAGCTAAATGAAAGTCATAAATTCAAATCATGACTATGACTGTCTCATTTCAGCCGGATGGTTGTCTACGATAAAATTAATACTTATTGTATATTAGGCGTGTTATTGCTTTAAAAACATCATTATTCACTCGACTTAGCTGTGTTACAATTTAATTATTAAACTGGGAAAGGATGGTATGATGGGTTGGATACTAGGAATCGGGATAGGTGCTGTGACTCTGTTTTGGCTTGCCGCTGAGCTTGCAGTTGTGGAGGAAAAAGGCCGAGGAAGCCGTGCTTTTTTTAAGAGCGTTAAACGTTCCTTATATGTCATCACACCACTTTTTATTGTAGCAGGCGCCCTTTATTACCTGTTTTTCAATTAGATATAACGTTTGACATGTTGTTTGACAATAAATAACATGTCTTTTAGTATGCAAATGTGTTTCGCAAAGTAAACGAACTACCCCTCGATATTTCATGACCACCGCTCATTTATTATCCCCCCTCTCCCTTTGCTGAGAGCAATTAACTCTTACAATTACAATAGACAAGAAAAAAGATATATGCTAAACTATTTAAGAACACATGTTCCCATATTTATCTTTATAGCCTATACTCCCTTGAATTAAACAACTCGAAAGCCCGATTGCTGTTTACCATTACATACCAAAAAGGAGCTAATCTCATGAACTTATCACTTATTCAAAGTACACGAACTAACAATTTTAATGATGATCTCGTATTGCAAAAAATAACTGAGCTATGGAAAGCCGCTAGTTCTAAGCTAGCTGATCATCATGATTCCCTATACGGACTATATCATGATTATGAGAGTGACTATAAAGGGGACTATACATTGAGTGTCGCAATTAAAACGACAGAGGAAGCGGCTGATTTATCACTTTCAGAAAATGAAAAATATGAGATTTTTAACGTCGATACAACTGATGAACAAGGCGTTTTTAAGGCGTGGCAAAAAATTTGGCATCTAGAAGAATCAGGTGAATTAAAACGAGCTTACTCCTATGATTATGAAGAATACCAAGTAAATGGCGACATTAACATTTATATTGCTATAAAATAAATGATTGAAGTATCGAGAAATCAGGTGGCGTCTCGACGTCACCTGATTAATAATTCTCATGTAGACTACGCGTTGAGTTGAAGAGAAGATCCTAACCCTTAAAACAGAATTAAGATTAATAATGTCGATACCATGAGATGATGTAAGTTAATAACTGGGTTAAAGGCAATAAGAGAAAAATTATAATCGGATAAAATGGGATTGTCTCTGATACAATTGGATAAAAAAGCAACAGAGCACAAATGATCGGCGTGGCCCACATTAAACTAATATAAGATGCCCGACAAGCTCGATTCGTTAATTCAGTCTCCCGTTCATCTTTTTCGTTAAATTCCTCAGGCAGTAACAAGGCTTTCGACCATTCCTCTTTCTTACGCTTTCGAAGACGGACAAAAGTCGTCACACCACCTAAACAAACAAAGGCAAGCAACGGATTAAGATTTATCTCAAACATCGTCGTATCTCCAGCACTAGGATTGAACTGCGATATATCCACCATTGCTAAATAGAATTCACTCATGACCCACCCAAATAATACTACTAACGTCATAGTGATGGCTATATGGCGAAAGATACTCATGTTTCATCCTCCTCCTTTATAAAAAAAATATCTTCAATAGCTAAGTCAAAGGCTTTAGCTATATTCATAGCTAGCATTAACGATGGGATATAACTCCCTTTTTCTAATGCTACAATTGTTTGTCTCGTCACATTGACTCTTTCGGCTAAAGCACTTTGCGTCATCCCATGTTTTGCACGTAATTCTTTCACGTTATTTATTAACACATGAATCCTTCCTCCTCCAAAATGTAAAGTCTACTTTACAGATATATTGTAAAACAAACTATACATTTTGTAAAGTTAACTTTACACAACTAAAAAAGATGCCATTATCTCTAATTGATAAAAGCATCTCAAAATGTTAGATTTCAGATGATATTAGCCTTATGATCCTGTCATGTTTTACGATCTAGTTATTTAATTGCAGGACGATAATCTAGTGTTTTTTTACTGGCTTTTGTGGCTAACTTCTCCGCAATAATAGGTTTCGCTTCATCCAGCCATGGTCGAGCATCTGGTCCCATCTTAAATAGTTTATTGTTTTCATGGGTTGCTATACCTTTTAACTCTCCATAAATCGGATAGTCCCCTGCTAACTTATCATAGACGCTCTCTCTCGCTGGTAGCAGGTATTGGGGATAGGGATTATTCTCGTCTGGTGCCACAGCATCAACTAATGTGTCTGATGCGGCAATAACATTAGCTAGCTCAATAGCTACTTCCTGTTTATCTTCATCAGTGATTGCTGAATTTATGCCGACCACATCACCATAAAATACTGGGATATCTGTCGTATTTGATAAAGATATTGTTTTGAAATTAACGTCATTAGCAAAATCACCCATGGATGACATAGCTTCTGTGTAACCAATATAAGCTTTGCCATAGCCTTCTTCAAACCATTTAGCTCGGATATAGGGATCATTATTGTCTGGCCAATAATTTGACTGTTGCGCTCCTGCCATTCGTTGTAACATGACAAGACTCTTCAACGCACTTCTGTTTAAGTGAGTTAATTCTGGTAAAACGTCATAGTCCGTATAGACGCCTGTTGTATCAAGGAGCGCATCAAGATACATAAGAACTTTCGTTGTACTACCTGACATGTCTATTAACAGACCTTCACCATGCTCTGGAATAATGCCACTAGATTGTCTAGGCCCAACCTTCTGATATAACTCAGGAACTGATGACACTTCTGACAGGGATGAATCATCTGCTCTTGTGTATAACAAGTTCGTGCACACGATCTGTGGAATTGCATAAACATGATCATTAACTGTGACGCCATCTAATGCGAATGATAAAATATCTGAACTTTCATCAATCTCATCATGTGTAAGTGGCATCAAATAGTCTTCCTCAATAAAAT
The DNA window shown above is from Salipaludibacillus agaradhaerens and carries:
- the ric gene encoding iron-sulfur cluster repair di-iron protein; the encoded protein is MKKIFTEQSIIGDIVTTFPKASDLFKTYKIDFCCGGNRPLIDAIHEKGLSADNVLATLNTLYHETNQLNESTIQWETASFNELIDFIINKHHRYLNEELPQLSPYVTKVLRVHGGNQPHLAEIHTLFNALKTELEQHLIKEETEDFPLILAIEANPQDGQREQLQNVMNELEAEHQHAGDLLKQLREVTNDFTPPEGACGTYRLVYQRLEQLESDMFDHIHLENNILFPRAAAELN
- the bcmE gene encoding thiamine pyridinylase, whose amino-acid sequence is MMNRLLSIKGKIASIMSILVFTSIFSYSSHVYGDGQLTETEELDSLTVALYPYVPDLERFEKAVAEEWATVQPDVALNFVDWDGYSSDPYEDLDVFVFDAIYLSHFIEEDYLMPLTHDEIDESSDILSFALDGVTVNDHVYAIPQIVCTNLLYTRADDSSLSEVSSVPELYQKVGPRQSSGIIPEHGEGLLIDMSGSTTKVLMYLDALLDTTGVYTDYDVLPELTHLNRSALKSLVMLQRMAGAQQSNYWPDNNDPYIRAKWFEEGYGKAYIGYTEAMSSMGDFANDVNFKTISLSNTTDIPVFYGDVVGINSAITDEDKQEVAIELANVIAASDTLVDAVAPDENNPYPQYLLPARESVYDKLAGDYPIYGELKGIATHENNKLFKMGPDARPWLDEAKPIIAEKLATKASKKTLDYRPAIK
- a CDS encoding ArsR/SmtB family transcription factor, translating into MNKTIPVKALPDFSLYEKRFKALADQKRLHLLSLLCQQGATCVCDLTEVLDLPQSKLSYHLKILLEADLILKEKRGTWNYYTIHSDVINHLLSEELCCLLRPADS
- a CDS encoding helix-turn-helix transcriptional regulator, producing MLINNVKELRAKHGMTQSALAERVNVTRQTIVALEKGSYIPSLMLAMNIAKAFDLAIEDIFFIKEEDET
- a CDS encoding GyrI-like domain-containing protein translates to MNLSLIQSTRTNNFNDDLVLQKITELWKAASSKLADHHDSLYGLYHDYESDYKGDYTLSVAIKTTEEAADLSLSENEKYEIFNVDTTDEQGVFKAWQKIWHLEESGELKRAYSYDYEEYQVNGDINIYIAIK
- a CDS encoding TIGR04053 family radical SAM/SPASM domain-containing protein — encoded protein: MKLPNFNQNPFIVIWELTRACELKCLHCRAEAQYHRHPLELSFEEGKALIDEIYEMDNPMLVFSGGDPLMRPDVFALADYATQKGVRLSMTPSATENVTKQAIERAKEVGLARWAFSLDGPTAKIHDHFRGTEGSFALTMKAISYLQELDVPIQINTVISRYNYETLEEMAALVERLGCVLWSVFFLVPTGRGKESDMIAPVEHEKTFLWLYELSKRSTFDIKTTAAQHYRRVVIQQKMRESTSGDKSIRYKDVLSEGHTGKIDGLGRAPKGVNDGNGFVFISHIGDVYPSGLLPVKCGNVRDTPIAEIYRESPILKQLRTPDNYKGKCGTCEFRYVCGGSRSRAYAMTGDYLESDPFCIYIPKALR
- a CDS encoding permease is translated as MVDTFISFATLAFQLTALFVIVSFLINLFQSYIPYDKVERKLKTSHPLVGAIIALLFAFITPFCSCSTIPIIVNLLKNRVRFGIVMVFLFASPVLDPTILTIMTVIMGWKVTIIYMLITATLSLVIGLSLEKFGFEKDVKKVIMTGYQAKNSRFSFKHAWLDTLTLMKNVYPYLLLGAAIGAVIHGLVPAEFISAHFGGDALWLIPVAAVVGIPLYIRLSSMIPISQVLIMNGMALGPVMAMMISSAGASLPELVLLKAIFKKTLIVMFVISVIAMSTISGFIFYFIS
- a CDS encoding NRAMP family divalent metal transporter, which gives rise to MKQPSLHEQQQMTPKQRLSAMTGAAFLMATSAIGPGFLTQTAVFTEQLLASFAFVILASIILDIGAQINIWRIIAVSNMRGQEIANAVVPGLGYVVAFFIILGGLAFNIGNVGGGGLGANTLLGVNTTVGAVMTGVICIIIFSLKEANVAMDKIVRYLGALMILLTAYVMFKGQPPYAEAALRTVAPLEIDFLAIITVVGGTVGGYITFAGGHRLLDAGITGRENISSVTKTAVSGIVVASIMRFILFLAVLGVVAAGFSLNPENPTASVFQIVAGELGFRIFGLVLWAAGITSVIGAAYTSVTFLTVFHSSIKKYQNYWTIGFIVFSTIIFALIGRPVTLLVLAGAFNGLILPLTLGCILLAAYRSKIVGDYQHPVWMTIFGGIVLLLTAYLGIHTLFQMLPQLF